A stretch of DNA from Saccharomycodes ludwigii strain NBRC 1722 chromosome I, whole genome shotgun sequence:
AATGAATGCTgcataattattaataactttAGTTAAAGAAGAGGAGCTACCATCTTCTGGCAAGAGCTCGAACTCACCTAATGCTATTTCCGCCTTGGTTTTGTAAAATAACAAAGTTTCATCAGAAGTCTTGTTATACTTTGCAActtcttttaaaactgCTTTATAATTACCTGTATAGTACTCTTGTTTAACAGTAAACGTATTCATGGTGTGTTacctttttaatttcaattatTTACTTTGGTTAATCTTTGTGTTAGCTGATCAGAAGTTGTGTAGAAGCATAGATATCTATTTCAAAGATTTGTATTTAATTGGTCATGGATTTAAGTGAGGGAAAAAGGcgaaaaagatttaaaaaaattttttttttttttttttttttttttttctttttgaaaagggaacaaaaaaaaatggttaaaaaaataagtatCACTTTGTACTAATGAAATGTTATGGTTATTTctaatagaaaaaaagggaaagcTTTAAGGCAAGTGTAACAAAACTTTTAGCCAATGAATCAATCAAATATGATTACTCACACATGTAAGTAACAATTCtgtaattatatatacaatcTTTGGTCCTTTATCTGTCtctatataattatattctATAATACGTTAAAAATACCTCCTAAAGAAACATAGACTGAAATAACAACCatctttgtttattttatttatttatttttttttttttttttttttttttgccttttttctttctgtCCCTCTTCTTCCCttataaaagtaaaaataaaaagaggGGGAGGAAAGGTCAAAGATAGatagaaaatgaaaacttTACTATAACACTTTTTACTATGTTATttggtagtaataattcttgatattttaatgtCATATTTGacaatttatatataatatcgTCTTttacaaaagaaaagaaaaacactCAAGCATACTTGAAAATATTCACTGAAGCAGAAATAGTTAGTAATGAATGATCCTTTACAAACACAATCCAACAATAACTCCAACTTTAATAATGCTGAACCACTCGGCCCAGATTTAGACCATTTAGAAGAAATCCAGAATCCATGGTTAAGGGCTTCATATAAATCCGCATTggaattttttcaaagggATAATGTTTTAGACACCGCTGATCGTGaaactttatttaataactATGCCGCGTTGACAAGAAGTGAGTTAGCAGGTGGTTGGGGTGCATTTGCAGCGGTGTTCGGCACTCCATTTGCCTACCAATATTACAAAACTAAAGGCATTAGAGGCGTCCAAGTGCCCcgtaattttatatttggtTTAGGTGCATTGATGTTGGGCACATGGATTTCAGGTAAAATGGTTTATGCTAAACAGTTGGATATTTTACAGAAGCAATTTTATGAACCAGATAATACAAATAGAGCTTATAGGCAATACAATATGATGACTCTATTACCACCAGGTGAGGCTGCTAGATGGGCTGGGTATTTTCAGACTACTGCTATTAATCCTGCTAGAAAAGTTGTTGACCCAAGATTGAAATTCCAAAAtgtagaaaataaaatcgaAGGCAAAGTTCCACCATCAGGGTTTTTAAGCCAAAGAGACCCAATGAACCTGTATTCAAGACCAGGCTATGAGAAAAACAAGGGCAGCAATATGCCGACAAAGGCTACTGATACTATGGCAACTGATAATAACACCCattcttttgaaaatagtAATCCAAATGATGTTTTCCAAATAAATTTTGAAGACGATGGtgaaaatatcaataaaaataataatatcccGGAGGTTTCTGCTTGGGAAAAAATTCGTCGACAAAATAACGTGGATGGATTGCCTCCTTCCTCATCtaaagaataaaagaatTTCTCTTCACCATCagtattttgttttaatattctATACCTTCTTCTGTAGAAGTTTATGCTTCTGTATTCACGTTTATTTTTTCGCCttgatttaattaaataaccCAGTAACCACATGTATTGTCTCAACTTTTAATATGAAATTCATGTTGAGGTAGGAGGGAAAAGAAAtcaatttatattaatttataatgaaaaataaatatgaaattcatataaatataataaacaaaaaaaatgtacaaacatatatatatatatatacgaATCTAATTCAAAACATTAtctaatcttttttcttttttcaaagcaCGCAACTGTTCAACCACCTTAGTTAAAGCAACAGTTTCATTTTTACCTTGTAGATCTTTGACATCTCTATTTCTAATGTTGACGGATTTTTCGGTCATTTCTTGTTcaccaacaataaaaataaaattgtatttCATCATTTGACCATTTCTAACCTTCTTTTGTAAAGTGTTACCGGTTAAATCAGCATCGGCAAAGAAACCTTCCGCAGACAATTTATCAGCAACTTCTTGAGCATAATCAGCATATTTAACACCAACGGGAACAACCAAAACTTGACGTGGTGATAACCAGAAAGGCCATTTACCAGCATAATGTTCGGTTAAAATAGCGGTCATTCTTTCAACAGAACCTAAAATAGCACGATGGATCATAACTGGTCTTTCATAACTTTCACCCTCTTTAGTTTTAAACTCTAAATCAAATCTGTTTGGCAATTGGAAATCTAATTGGATAGTAGCACATTGATGCCATCTGTGCAAAGCATCAGAAATCATAATATCAATCTTTGGTCCGTAAAAAGCACCATCACCTGGATTCAACTCCCAGTTGTGGCCAGACATCTCTAAAGTAGATTTCAAAGTAGCTTCAGCTTTGTTCCAGGTTTCCAATTCACCAACGTATTTTTCTGGTCTAGTGGACAACTCCATCTTAAATTCAAAACCAAAAACAccataaatatattgtaagaaatcaaaaatacCATTGATTTCACCCTTAATTTGATCTTGAGTACAAAAAATATGCGCATCATCTTGCTGAAATCTTCTAACACGAGTTAAACCGGACAAAGCACCACTAAACTCGTTTCTGTGAATAACACCAAAATCCGCAACTCTCCAAGGTAATTCTCTATAGGATCTTTCTCTAGCCTTAAACATCATACAATGGCCCGGACAATTCATTGGCTTCAAACCAAATGTCTCCTTTTCAACTTCAAAGGTAAACATGTTTTCTTTATAGTTGCCCCAGTGGCCAGAAGTTTCCCATAATTTGGAGTTGTACATATTTGGAGTAATAACTTCTTGGTATCCTCTCTTTGCATATTCCCCTCTCATTAAATCAACTAGAGTGGTGTAAATTCTGGTACCATGTGGCAACCAAAAACAGGAACCTGGTGACATTTCGTTGAACATAAATAATTCCTGCTCTCTACCAATCTTACGATGATCTCTCATGGAAGCTTCGGCCAAAAATTTCAAGTGGGCATCCATCAACTTCTTATCTGGAAAAGAAATACCATAAACTCTTTGTAAAGAATCATTTTCAGAATCTCCTAAAAAGTAACAAGAAGAGTTCTTTAGTAATTTGAAGGCTTTAATACGACCAGTATGTGGGATATGTGGACCAACACAcaaatcaattaatttaCCACAACGATAGACAGTGGTTGCACCGCCTTCTGGAACTTTCGTTTGGACTAAATAGGTTTTATACTTGGAGTAATGAAACATCTTCAACAAGTCTTCCTTGGACATGACCAatctttcaaatttttgtttttgcttAATAACATCCTTAGAAACGCTTTCCAAGGCTGGAAAATCAGCTTGCGAAACGGTTCTATCTTCAGCATTTGGATTTTTAGAGTCTCTGCAGGAaaattcataaaaaaaCCCATCATCAGTTGGAGGGCCTAAACAGATATGAGCACTCAAAGAACATTCACAGGCCTCACCCAAAACGTGAGCAGAAGAGTGccaaaaaacttttttaccAACTTCGGattcaaaatcaaaaaattccAATTTAACTTCTTCTCCATCTTTTTCCCCTTCTAATGGACGTTCCAAATCCCATAGATTGCCATTGACTTTGGAAATAACTTGTCTTTCAAAGAAAGATTTAGAAATTTCTTTGGCAATATCCATCGGAGTGGTTTCCCAAGCAGTagcttttttaatagagCCATCCTTTAAGATAACGTTTAAAGAAACACGTGGCATAGCAGCAACTTTCTCttcatattcttttttcaatttgtcAAAAAGCTCAATTCTTTCATCAATGAATGCCGGTTGTGGATCCGCATATAAATTTGGACgtgttttcttttccttttttttcttatcttttaaagataaatcTTGAACTTTCTTCTCAATAGGTTGGTCAGCAGACATGGTGAAGTATTTATTATACTGATGAGTCTTTATTTAGAGAGATaggtttatatatatatttattaataaatagaGGAGAGGGGGGGAGGGGGAGAAAGGAAAAGgtaacaagaaaaaaagtgaggaaaaaagaattattttagattagaaaatgaagatttAATGAGTTGGTaagaaaagcaaaaaaacgttagaaaatataatattaaaatttttttttcttttttatttttttttttttttttttaagattgTTCGCTGTCAAGttttattgaataatttttttttacttcgatttaattatttttctgtttctgaaagaaaggaaaaacaaaaaaagcatAGTTTATTTGTGTTTTAAGATATGACTCACAAAATGGAAATTTCATTAAATTGGTTTTGTGGTCTAGTTGGTTATGGCATCTGCTTAACACGCAGAACGTCCCCAGTTCGATCCTGGgcaaaatcaatttttatatgtttttctgatatatatagaattttttttttttttttttttttttttttttttttttaatattttgaaaatgaaaagaaaatacagagaaaaaaaaaaaaaaaaaattgtttcgtctttgcttttcttttttttttttttttttccgttTGGTTGTTCGCAAATACTTTTGTCTTGcccatttatatatatgaaaaagaagttttatcaaaaaaaagaaaattatatacataaaTACATAACGAACATCATTCACTAAAagtataaaattaatgacTTCTATAAACGAAACAGAAACGCATGATCTACTGCCCTTTACCCTAACAGATGCTGATGCAATATTAGCACCATCTATTGAAGAAGTTGATTCAAATCCAGATGAATTGCGTAACATGAGAGGGGAAGGTAGATATTTTGGGCTAGAAGATTCAGATATAAGGAAAACGCCCGCTAAAAAATGCAGAAATTGCAATGGTACAGGACATATTGCTAAAAATTGTCCCCATGTAATATGTACTTATTGTGGTGCTGTTGACGACCATTATCCACAGCAATGCtccaaaacaattaaatgtTCCAACTGTAATGAATCGGGTCACTATCGTTCACAGTGTCCCAAAAAATGGCGAAAGGTTTTTTGTTCTATATGTGATTCTAAAAGACATAGTAGAGAGAGATGTCCCTCTATTTGGAGATCATACACCGTATTGGAACATAAAAACAGTAAGATCAATAAGAATAAGGTTGTACTTAGATGGGATAAAATCTGGTGTTACAACTGTGGGAGCAAAGGTCATTTTGGCGATGATTGTTCCGAGGCCAGAAGTAGTAGAGTACCATTAGATGATGGAAGTGCATTTTCTGGTGACAACCTACCTGAAACATTAAGAAACgaatattggaaaaatctCAAGGCCTATATGAATGATAGGTATTATGCCAATGGCAATGGGACTGTGAAAGGCAGTTATAATAGCAGGAATgcatataataatgattattCGAGGTATGATAGCTACGCCGGCAACAGCAGTAATAGCAACCATGCCGACTATGATAATTCTTATcgtaaatttaataataacaacagttCTTCACCTTTTCCTTTCCATCCACCCCCATACGGCAAATCCAGTTTTACAAGATCGATGGCAAATTATGATAACAAGAATAATAGTGCCAGTAATTATAACAGTAGAAAGAACAACAGTAATAATGCCGATAAGAAAAATTCTCTTGAATTTCCTCGCGGTGGGTCTTTGTATGATGATATTGACGGGTATAGTAATTCTGGCAAAAGAAAGagtagtaataacaaaaacatttacGAAAAAATGAACAAGTCAAGATATTCAAGTGGTAACGGATCTAGCGGCAGAAGCAATGCTAAAAGTTACAACGTATATGAATCTTTTGGAAAGGGCAAAGCCTCTTCTAAAGGAAATACCTATaaagtttcaaaaaaaagacgttagaacaatttttttttttttttttttttttttgtatgtgATATAATGTACACTTGTTCCTATTAGCAccttttaaattattttcttttgtttgaCTATATATATGTCGACATctgtattattaaataatgatttaaaGGTTGTCATTTGTTGTCGTCTGTACACAAGATTTTTACTCGGTTTTCTCCGACAAAATTTTAACTGCAAGATAGCCGTAGATGTTGCCTTTTCTGCTGggacttttttatttgcttttttttttttttttttttttttttttatgaagtaaaatatatttccCCAAAACGTATTTCAATCTATAGCAgttacaaatatttattaccCAGAGATATCTTAGTTTAAAACAACCAATATTTTgctggaaaaaaaaaaagttaaaaagttaaaataaaatagaataaaaaaaaaatacaagtCCCCTCGACATgtgttgctgctgttgttgttcagATTGTTGTTGTACAGTTTTATTGTGTATATGTGCTATAATTTTTCCACCATTTCCAGTATTACTTGAATGTGGGTTTTACTCAACTGATTTCCTTctaaattgtttattaactttattaGGTTATATTCCGGGTTTAGTTCATTCtcttatcattattttttcaagaaATCATCGTAATGAAAGAGAGTATAGGCTATTTTACCAACAAGGCTGGCTTGAAAGAGGTAATTTAGTGCCTAGAGATGTTAATAATGGTGGAAGCACTAGTCCACCCACTAACATTTACGTTCAACACACTATTAATGAAATTCCCATAATATCTGAACCAAACCAAGAAACTCCTTTAATGCCCAAAGGAGCGCCACCTCCATACCAAGAgttggtttaaaaaaatttttttctttttttttttttttttttttttttttttgtttctgcAAAAAGGTGGAAGGAgaacaaaattttatattttaggAATAACAATAGATACATTTGATGAttcatttccattttttttttccttgctaggtttctttttatcccactttatttatttttgtttattttcttgatctttataatattgTGCAGTTAATATCATAGATATACATATCTAGGGGAAATTATTTATCTCATAATTATATAACTGACAAATGttaatatatgtattttttttttttttttttttttttgttggcTGAATCTATTATACGATTTAATTCGCTTCGCACAATTCTATGTATCGGTAGATTTTTCAGATacgaaaaaatattcaattgtTTCTTCTCGTTATTCATAATccattaattaaaaatggtagAGGAAAGggagaagaaagaaaaagaaaaagaaaaaaaaaaaatagtattcCTAGCATAAAGCTACTAATAATCGCATGAcctctaataaaaatagcatTCCAGCAATTGCAAATTGGAATTCATCTGAGATACTGGTCgataaaaaatctaaattcCAAGGCCATTGTTGTAATTTAACAGATCAAAGTCAAATACCTATACTTTTGGAGCAATTTGTAAATTCTGATAAAAACATAGCAAAAGCTTCACATAAGCATATGTATGCCTGGAGAACAGGGAAACTATCGCCTTCAGCaactgataataataatgtaaaaaaaaatataaaaaaaaataaaggaaaaaaagcaaacaaaaatgataaCAACACAACTCATCTCCCCACCACAATAACAGATGTTGAACAAGGATCAAGTGATTGTGGTGAAAGTGGCGCTGGCCAGAGATTATTAACGCTTTTAGAGAGAAGTCATTTAGTAAATGttttagtaatagtaacaagATGGTACGGGGGCACTCCCCTAGGATCCGCTCGTTTCAGGCATATAACATCCATAGCCGTAACGAGTTTAAAAAAGGGGAAATTCCTTTCATAAGTTAAAGTAATTATATTATCGTCCgtatatacatacatatatatatatatatatatagatagaTAGATAGATAGATAGATAGCTAgacaaataaacatattGGATTCtatgataaataaaaagaggACAGTTTAGACAATAGCGCTCaaacaacaaattaatCATCAGATTTTTGAGAATCAGCATCGTATTTAGAGTATTGTTCAGTCCAATATTTTCTTAATGGTTTATGTTGCAACCCCAATTGTGTTATATTGTTTGATTCATCGTAAGTTAAATCGAAAGAGTATAAATATTGAGCTTCTTCGATCCTCTCCTTTTTGCCAGATGTAGTGACAGGTAAAACATGACGATCAGCGACCCAACGTAACAAGATTTGAGCTTCAGTTTTATCATATTTATGGCTCAACTCCTTGATATATCTATAaaattcatcatcttcagaATGTTCAATTGTCAAGGGTCCCAATGGGGAGTAAGCCTCTAACAAAATATCATGTTCTCTGgcaaatttataaataccAGGAGTTTGATTTTGCAAGAATGCACTATATTCAATCTGATTAACTTGTGGTTTAATTTCAGCAACTTTCAAAATACGTTCCAAGTCTTTGACGCCAAAATTAGAAACACCAATATTTTTGGCTTTGCCATTTTTATACAACTCTTCTAAATACTTCCATGCCTGTTCCAAAGAAAAGCCGTTCTTTTCTTCAGTAACAAATGGGCTGTGTAGTAAATACAAATCAACATATTCAACAcccattttctttaaagaAGTTTCTAGTCCGACTTTTGGGTTTTCGGTGATTTTTAAAGAGGTGGAATACTTGTCAGTTATCCAAATCTGGTTTCTTGGTTTTCTTCTACTCTCCTCTATAGCAGCACCGATTTCGGGATAAGTTCTATAAATCTCTGCTGCATCAATGTGAACAATTCCAGGCAAAGTTAAGGCGTATTTTATCTGCTCAACCAATTCTTTGGAGAATGTTTCCTCCGattcaacttttttaaaccaTTTAGTACCGGTACCAATAATTGCTACACCTGGTATCTTGTTGCCGTTATTTAAAGTGAAAAATTCCTGGTGTATAGCTCTATCCATTATGTTAGAATGTGTGATTTTGTTGctttttgttcttcttttgttgGTTAGTATAGTACGACTTAAATCCTTTCAGCTATtaccatatttttttaaaaatataatgcaaaaaattttgagGTTATAATTGCGAAGCATTCATacttcttttatataaatctACGTGtcaaagtttttatttaatctTATAATCTTTTGAAAGAGAGGTTGTGTGACTTTTGTCTTTGCGAAGTTTCtcaaatgaaaatttacgtaagcaaaaaaaaaaaaaaaacacaaaaaaaaaaaaaaacaaaaaagggGGGTGGAGAGCGGGGTATCTGATACgatatgttttttatataataattaattcaCTCACTTACTTACTAATACAGATTGTCAATAAGTCACActgtatattattattttcaaaaaaaaaaaaaaaaaaacacagcAATAAGTCTATGCATACTCATTTATGATTACATAAGCAGAACAATTGCAGAAGTTACTAATGTTATCTTAAACAACTTCGCTCTTTCTTActtgtatttatttaataacttGTGCCGGATATATCATTCAGCACCGGattaaaaggaaagaaaggGATAACTCTAGATTAATGTGGTATATAAGATATACATACACTAAGCAATTCGTATTTCTTATACTAAATTCATCAAGGGCAAAAACTATTCTCCCCTCGATTGGTGCTTTGGCGAACAATTTACGGTGATATTGCTAatttatagaaaaaatatcaatttttACTAGGTATTTGTATTGTATCGTATCGTATGAGATGATATTATATCtcatttttgtatttttttttttttttttttttgcaccGGCTATTTAGGTTTAGATACGTACTCATTGTAAAATGTGTAGTACAATTATTagctttatttaaatatttatacaCGTACTTTGACAACAAATATTATGCCATGCGGGTCCCCTTCCCATCGGGAAGAGAAATGTCACTGAcgctttattatttttaattacaATACAATTAACTAAATGCCAGCGCGTCAGAGAGGAATTCTATATATGCTTTGGTTTCATTTTACTTAATAAAAAGTAGATAACTTTGTTAACGTTGgcactattactattttaaAGTCAAAATTTTGACAAGCGTCATACATGCATTTGCAAtgcaaagaaaaaagaaaataagataaaatataaaaagcaTAGATAAAAACTTAAGTActgtttaaaataaataaatcaatcaattattcaaataacataacataaaataaaataaaataaaataaaataatacagcAGATCAAAATAACCATTCCAAAAACTTTCCCATCTTAGTTTCTGGGGGTGGGGTTAAACACATTTTGGCTTCCTCTTCAGCTTCAACTAAACCTGTTGTTACATCAATTTCGGCAATTGGAATGGCCCATCTGGTTCTGAACCACAATTTGTGACCAAAATataagacaaaaaaaattggtaaaGTAATATACGCAGCAATGAAATCGCTGACATTCCATAAACCATGTACAAATACTGCATAACCATTTGTTAAACAAATCATGCcgacaaaaaatatataccaGTAGGTCGCATAAGGCATGAATTTAGCCTTGTAAGGCAACCTATCGTATAACCCGTTAAAATCAATTGCTTTTCTAAATCTTAAATGAGCAATGCCCAATACAACCCATGCTATAAAACCCGAAATGGTTGAAATGTTACTTAACCATTCAAAACCAAGAGCACTTCCTGATGACACGTTTAGGTACGATAAGCATGCAACAGCGGCACTTAAAAGAACAGCGTTGTACGGCACaccatatttattaattttagtaaaaaattttggtgCCAACCCTTTGTTAGCTAGTGCCAAAACAGTTCTAGAGGCAGCATACATGAAAGAGTTACCTGAACTCCAGGCAGAGGTTAAGATGCATGCATTAATAATGTGTGGTAATACGCGGATACCAGCGTTTCTGATCGCTGCAACAAATGGAGAGGAGCTTGCACCGGGTGCACCAGTGCTCAAAGCCTTTAATAATCCTGTGTCCTTTCTAGAAACAATGACACCAATTGCAATTGTTGAAcaaatatagaaaaaaacaagccTGTAAATAAATCTACGAGAGGCTTTGGAAATATTTCTTCTCGTATCTTGGGCTTCGACACAAGCAACACCGATTAATTCCGGGGATAGAATAAAGGCAAACCCAGATTTAATTATCGCTGTCCATACATCTGTAAACCTGCCAGTGCTTCCGGTGGTAATGTGATAAGCAAATGGACCCGGGTGTTTCCAAAATCTAAAACCCAAGCGGTCATGGTTTGGACCACCTCCAAAAAACAATACAACacttaaaataattaaccCTAAAATACACAAAATCTTAATAAtggcaaaataaaattcaaattcaCCATAAAACTTAACTGGCATGAAATTTAAACTAATGATGACCACCAATAGAACTGTAATGTAAACTGCAATGTTAGTTTTGTCGTCCCAGTATTGTATAACACCAGCAGCGGCAGAAATTTCGGAAGCAACTAACATGGCATATGCATAAGCATAATTCCACCCAATGGCAAAGCCTAAGCTGGTGTCAACATATCTTGAAACTAACTCTTGAGTTGTACCTTGCTGTGGTAAAAAGCAAATCATTTCTGCAATTGAATTCATAATGGGGTAAACgacaaaagaaataattataaatgcTAACATAAGTGGCAATGGACCACAGTTAACCAAAGTGCTTCCAGTCCCAACAAATAAACCGGTACCTATGGCTCCCCCTAGAGCTAGCAACTGGATTTGTCTTGAATTTAACCCTTTTTGAAGAGTGGCTTCCTGCTTTTCATTGTCATCAGATGACTCTAAATTTTCCAATGCTGTTGTGTAAACTTCGCCCCTTTCTTTAATTGTCACATCCACGTTTATAGCCTTTTTATTGGAGCTGGTAGGATGCAATGAATTTCCAGTTTCATATATGTCTGATGAAGTTTTAAtcatttcttcttcttttttttttctttgttttttgtattaCAATACTTATAATAGTGttattctaataatttgaaatatgtgcttgaaaaaaaaaaaaataaatggaaTATAATTTTGCGTTTTAATTAGTGAATAAATGCTTTCAAAACAATTCTTATAACAATGGTGATACTATTTTCTACACTTTTGCTTATTTAAAGCGACTTATTGATGTAGTAATGTTTTTAgggaatattattaattaagtGCTCAATTGTTAGTTATATAGCACTCAAGTTAgccaattattttataatattaaaaaaaagaaagagatcTAAATGTACTGAGGGttgctttttattttatttttttattttatctttttttttttatcttttctttttatcttttctttttatcttttctttttatcttttctttttaattttcttacTGCTTGATAAAAATGTATTTATGTACAGATATATACACTAAGACCTATATTCGGGATAACGTGCAAATGTAGGACtacaaaaattgaaaagctTCAAAcgaaatgaaataaaatt
This window harbors:
- the PUT4 gene encoding proline permease PUT4 (similar to Saccharomyces cerevisiae YOR348C | PUT4 | Proline UTilization), with amino-acid sequence MIKTSSDIYETGNSLHPTSSNKKAINVDVTIKERGEVYTTALENLESSDDNEKQEATLQKGLNSRQIQLLALGGAIGTGLFVGTGSTLVNCGPLPLMLAFIIISFVVYPIMNSIAEMICFLPQQGTTQELVSRYVDTSLGFAIGWNYAYAYAMLVASEISAAAGVIQYWDDKTNIAVYITVLLVVIISLNFMPVKFYGEFEFYFAIIKILCILGLIILSVVLFFGGGPNHDRLGFRFWKHPGPFAYHITTGSTGRFTDVWTAIIKSGFAFILSPELIGVACVEAQDTRRNISKASRRFIYRLVFFYICSTIAIGVIVSRKDTGLLKALSTGAPGASSSPFVAAIRNAGIRVLPHIINACILTSAWSSGNSFMYAASRTVLALANKGLAPKFFTKINKYGVPYNAVLLSAAVACLSYLNVSSGSALGFEWLSNISTISGFIAWVVLGIAHLRFRKAIDFNGLYDRLPYKAKFMPYATYWYIFFVGMICLTNGYAVFVHGLWNVSDFIAAYITLPIFFVLYFGHKLWFRTRWAIPIAEIDVTTGLVEAEEEAKMCLTPPPETKMGKFLEWLF